A portion of the Pyxidicoccus trucidator genome contains these proteins:
- a CDS encoding condensation domain-containing protein codes for MRATNLLLECSTLVELSRCRAEQHGDQRAYTFLVDGDGEEAHLTYAELDARARAIGGFLQERGARGERVLLLYAPGLDYVAAFVGCLYAGAVAVPAYPPDPMRVARTLPRLEAVIHDARARFALTTGFIQSVVESLGEQSAALAGLTWIATDTVEAGAADAWKEPGATRESLAFLQYTSGSTGTPRGVMLSHGNLLHNSLAIHRCFEHTEASRGVIWLPPYHDMGLIGGVLQPLCGGFPVVLMSPLDFLKRPARWLEAISRYKATTSGGPNFAFDLCVRKTTPEQRAALDLSSWDVAFNGAEPVRAETLERFARAFEVSGFRKQAFYPCYGLAEATLIAAGGRKATPPVERAYVRESLQQGRAEASEAGADGASVLVGCGQGVLEQELLVVDPESRVPAKEGRLGEIWVRGASVAASYWERPEESEATFRARRADTGEGSYLRTGDLGFVAEGELFVAGRIKDLIILRGRNHYPQDLELTAEASHPAMRPGCSAAFSVEADGEERLVVVMEVDRNRLSEPAAAVAALRRAIAQAHEVAVGTVVLIPPGGLPKTSSGKVQRRATRAMYVAGELEVLAEDRGVADASDAPASQEEALPPLTREALLAASEEECSRLLGAWLQGRLARALSMPASALDATRPLTELGLDSIHAIELKGALEEELGVGLPVALLLEGVHLEALTARALAELRHPTAVLPPLVAGARGDSPPLSYAQERLLFLEQLSAGSAAYNIPAAVELEGALDVAALGQALAAIFQRHEVLRTRFPRAEGRFTQVILPPEEVPAQLSGPGAVVDLGALPDAERQPEAERLTAEEARRPFDLEHGLPVRARLLRLSERKHRLLLTLHHGVSDGWTMGVLVRELGALYAAFAQGRPSPLPALPVQYADHAAWLRRWLEGGELEAELSWWKERLTGAPPLLELPSDRPRPERQHFEGARHPLALSPALTSGLRQLGQAEGATPFMSLLAGFLVVLHARTGRTDLVVGTDVANREHARTQGLAGLFVNQLVLRVGLEGNPSFRAVLGRVREVALGGYARPHVPFDKLVEALRPPRDARYNPLFQVMFVLENAPLPALKLPGLELRQLEVDDGGSPFDLSVLLSESGGHFHGVLRYATALFDAPTITRLAEDYEAVLTTAVTRPDATVDELRQQLAELERQRQQARAKELQSTRKELFRSVRRKSGGES; via the coding sequence ATGCGCGCGACGAATCTGCTGTTGGAGTGCTCGACGCTGGTGGAGCTGTCCCGGTGTCGCGCGGAGCAGCATGGCGATCAGCGTGCGTACACCTTCCTGGTGGACGGTGACGGCGAGGAAGCCCACCTCACGTACGCGGAGCTGGACGCTCGGGCGCGGGCCATTGGTGGCTTCCTGCAGGAGCGCGGCGCGCGGGGTGAGCGCGTGCTGCTGCTCTACGCCCCGGGCCTGGACTACGTAGCCGCCTTCGTCGGCTGCCTCTACGCGGGCGCGGTGGCGGTGCCGGCCTACCCGCCGGACCCGATGCGGGTGGCGCGCACGCTGCCCCGGCTGGAGGCGGTGATCCACGACGCGCGCGCGCGCTTCGCGCTCACCACCGGCTTCATCCAGTCCGTGGTGGAGTCGCTGGGTGAGCAGTCCGCGGCGCTGGCGGGGCTGACGTGGATTGCCACCGACACGGTGGAGGCCGGAGCGGCGGACGCGTGGAAGGAGCCGGGCGCCACGCGCGAGTCGCTGGCGTTCCTCCAGTACACCTCCGGCTCCACGGGCACGCCTCGCGGGGTGATGCTCAGCCACGGCAACCTGCTGCACAACTCGCTGGCCATCCACCGCTGCTTCGAGCACACCGAGGCCAGCCGGGGCGTCATCTGGCTGCCGCCGTACCACGACATGGGCCTCATCGGCGGGGTGCTGCAGCCGCTGTGTGGCGGCTTCCCGGTGGTGCTCATGTCGCCGCTGGACTTCCTCAAGCGACCGGCGCGGTGGCTGGAGGCCATCTCCCGCTACAAGGCGACGACGAGCGGCGGGCCCAACTTCGCGTTCGACTTGTGCGTGCGCAAGACGACGCCGGAGCAGCGGGCGGCGCTCGACTTGAGCAGCTGGGACGTGGCCTTCAACGGCGCCGAGCCGGTGCGCGCGGAGACGCTGGAGCGCTTCGCCCGGGCCTTCGAGGTGTCGGGCTTCCGCAAGCAGGCGTTCTACCCGTGCTACGGGCTGGCCGAGGCCACGTTGATTGCCGCGGGAGGGCGCAAGGCCACGCCGCCGGTGGAGCGGGCGTACGTGCGCGAGTCCCTCCAGCAGGGCCGCGCCGAGGCGTCGGAGGCCGGAGCCGACGGCGCGAGCGTGCTGGTGGGCTGTGGCCAGGGCGTGCTGGAGCAGGAACTGCTCGTCGTGGACCCGGAGTCCCGCGTGCCCGCGAAGGAGGGACGGCTGGGGGAAATCTGGGTGCGTGGCGCCAGCGTGGCCGCCAGCTACTGGGAGCGCCCCGAGGAGAGCGAGGCCACCTTCCGTGCCCGCCGCGCCGACACGGGCGAAGGGTCGTACCTGCGCACCGGCGACCTCGGCTTCGTGGCGGAGGGAGAGCTGTTCGTCGCGGGCCGCATCAAGGACCTCATCATCCTGCGCGGTCGCAACCACTACCCGCAGGACCTGGAGCTGACGGCGGAGGCCAGTCACCCGGCGATGCGTCCCGGCTGCTCGGCGGCGTTCTCCGTGGAGGCGGACGGCGAGGAGCGGCTGGTGGTGGTGATGGAGGTGGACCGCAACCGGCTGTCGGAGCCCGCGGCGGCTGTCGCTGCCCTGCGCCGCGCCATCGCGCAGGCGCACGAGGTGGCGGTCGGCACCGTGGTGCTCATCCCCCCGGGTGGCCTGCCCAAGACGTCCAGCGGCAAGGTGCAGCGGCGCGCGACTCGCGCCATGTACGTGGCCGGTGAGCTGGAGGTGCTCGCGGAGGACCGGGGTGTAGCGGACGCGTCCGATGCGCCCGCGAGCCAGGAAGAGGCGCTGCCTCCGCTCACCCGCGAGGCGCTGCTGGCCGCGTCAGAGGAGGAGTGCTCGCGGCTGCTGGGCGCGTGGCTCCAGGGCCGGCTGGCCCGGGCGCTGTCGATGCCTGCGTCGGCGCTGGATGCGACGCGCCCCCTCACCGAGCTGGGGCTGGACTCCATCCATGCCATTGAACTGAAGGGCGCGCTGGAGGAGGAGCTGGGCGTCGGGTTGCCGGTGGCGTTGCTGCTGGAGGGCGTGCACCTGGAGGCGCTCACCGCGCGGGCGCTCGCGGAGCTGCGCCACCCCACCGCGGTGCTGCCTCCCCTGGTGGCTGGCGCTCGTGGGGACTCGCCGCCGCTCTCCTACGCGCAGGAGCGGTTGCTCTTCCTGGAGCAGCTGTCGGCGGGCAGCGCGGCCTACAACATCCCGGCGGCGGTGGAGCTGGAGGGGGCGCTGGACGTGGCGGCGCTGGGCCAGGCCCTGGCCGCCATCTTCCAGCGGCACGAGGTGCTGCGCACGCGCTTCCCCCGCGCGGAGGGACGCTTCACCCAGGTCATCCTTCCGCCGGAAGAAGTCCCGGCCCAGCTCTCCGGACCCGGCGCGGTGGTGGACCTGGGCGCGCTGCCCGACGCGGAGCGGCAGCCGGAAGCCGAGCGCCTCACCGCCGAGGAGGCCCGTCGCCCCTTCGACCTGGAGCACGGCCTTCCGGTGCGAGCACGGCTGCTGCGGCTGTCGGAGCGCAAGCACCGGCTGCTGCTGACGCTGCACCACGGGGTGTCCGACGGGTGGACCATGGGCGTGCTGGTGCGCGAGTTGGGCGCGCTCTACGCGGCCTTCGCGCAGGGGCGGCCCTCTCCCCTGCCCGCGCTGCCCGTGCAGTACGCCGACCATGCCGCGTGGCTGCGCCGGTGGCTGGAGGGCGGCGAGCTGGAGGCGGAGCTGTCGTGGTGGAAGGAGCGCCTCACGGGTGCACCTCCGTTGCTGGAGCTGCCCTCCGACAGGCCCCGTCCGGAGCGACAGCACTTCGAGGGCGCGCGTCACCCGCTGGCGCTCTCCCCCGCCCTCACCTCGGGCCTGCGCCAGCTGGGCCAGGCCGAGGGCGCCACGCCCTTCATGTCGCTGCTCGCGGGCTTCCTCGTGGTGCTGCACGCGCGCACGGGCCGCACGGACCTGGTGGTGGGCACGGACGTGGCCAACCGCGAGCACGCCCGCACGCAGGGGCTGGCCGGCCTCTTCGTCAACCAGCTGGTGCTGCGCGTGGGCCTGGAGGGCAACCCGTCCTTCCGCGCGGTGCTCGGGCGCGTGCGCGAGGTGGCGCTCGGCGGCTACGCGCGCCCGCACGTCCCCTTCGACAAGCTGGTGGAGGCGCTGCGCCCGCCGCGCGACGCCCGCTACAACCCGCTCTTCCAGGTGATGTTCGTGCTGGAGAACGCGCCGCTGCCCGCGCTGAAGCTGCCAGGGCTGGAGCTCCGGCAGCTCGAGGTGGATGACGGAGGCTCGCCGTTCGACCTGTCCGTGTTGCTGTCCGAGTCCGGTGGGCACTTCCACGGCGTGCTGCGCTACGCCACGGCGTTGTTCGACGCGCCCACCATCACCCGGCTCGCGGAGGACTACGAGGCGGTGCTGACCACGGCGGTGACGCGGCCCGACGCCACGGTGGACGAGCTGAGGCAGCAACTGGCCGAGCTGGAGCGCCAGCGGCAGCAGGCCCGGGCGAAGGAGCTGCAGTCGACGCGCAAGGAGCTGTTCCGCAGCGTACGCCGCAAGAGCGGAGGTGAGTCATGA
- a CDS encoding TauD/TfdA family dioxygenase — protein MTAGGPVKRALPQVRRREVDGSGQDWVRFEEPRPATHLPVVARPALPGVDLAAWARGQRARVDEHLHRHGAVLFRGFDVATPEAMDAAIQALADEALKYEERSSPRSQVSGNIYTSTDHPAAERIYPHNEQSYNLTFPLRLFFACVTPAQQGGETPLVDSRRVYQRLPAELRARFLEQGYMYVRNFGHQLGLSWQTAFQTEDRAEVEAYCRRNGISFEWREGNRLRTRQVRRAAGLHPVTREPVWFNHATFFHVSTLPPQVGAVLLADLGEDELPNNTYYGDGSPIEPATLETLRAAYDAELVAFPWERGDLLVVDNMLAAHARSPFSGPRRVLAGMARPFSWSDVAPPGSSSS, from the coding sequence ATGACGGCAGGTGGCCCGGTGAAGCGCGCGCTGCCCCAGGTGCGGCGCCGCGAGGTGGATGGCTCCGGACAGGACTGGGTGCGCTTCGAGGAACCCCGCCCCGCAACTCACCTGCCCGTCGTGGCCCGTCCCGCGCTTCCGGGCGTGGACCTGGCCGCGTGGGCCCGTGGCCAGCGTGCCCGTGTGGATGAGCACCTGCACCGCCACGGCGCCGTGCTCTTTCGCGGCTTCGACGTGGCGACGCCCGAGGCCATGGACGCCGCCATCCAGGCGCTGGCCGACGAGGCGCTGAAGTACGAGGAGCGCTCGTCACCGCGCTCCCAGGTCAGCGGCAACATCTACACGTCCACGGACCACCCCGCGGCCGAGCGCATCTATCCGCACAACGAGCAGTCCTACAACCTGACCTTCCCACTGCGCCTCTTCTTCGCCTGCGTGACGCCCGCGCAGCAGGGAGGCGAGACGCCGCTGGTGGACTCGCGGCGGGTGTACCAGCGCCTGCCGGCGGAGCTGCGCGCCCGCTTCCTGGAGCAGGGCTATATGTACGTCCGCAACTTCGGCCACCAGCTGGGGCTGAGCTGGCAGACGGCCTTCCAGACCGAGGACCGCGCCGAGGTGGAAGCGTACTGCCGCCGCAACGGCATCAGCTTCGAGTGGCGCGAGGGCAACCGCCTGCGCACGCGCCAGGTGCGCCGCGCCGCGGGGCTCCACCCCGTCACCCGCGAGCCCGTCTGGTTCAACCACGCCACGTTCTTCCACGTCTCCACCCTGCCCCCGCAGGTGGGTGCGGTGCTGCTGGCCGACCTGGGCGAGGACGAGCTGCCCAACAACACGTACTACGGCGATGGCTCGCCCATCGAACCGGCCACGCTGGAGACGCTGCGCGCCGCGTACGACGCGGAGCTGGTGGCCTTCCCGTGGGAGCGTGGGGACCTGCTCGTCGTGGACAACATGCTCGCCGCGCATGCGCGCTCCCCGTTCTCCGGGCCCCGACGGGTGCTGGCGGGCATGGCGCGCCCCTTCTCCTGGAGTGATGTGGCCCCGCCAGGCTCCTCCTCGTCCTGA
- a CDS encoding non-ribosomal peptide synthetase produces MTHTPGFRLSPQQARQWSLLAATPATSARARAALLLEGPLEAARLERVVREVVSRHELLRTTYRRLPGTGAAVQVPGDVPATVLEVLDWSAVSAAEAEARLQAVLSAEATPEDGPAPLKLARLGPERHVLVVDLPAPSADRQSLLLLARELCQGLTSAATTDEEPPPQYADVAEIFHQLLESEETGDGRKYWKSRDVSSATGTVLPTRLPGASGPWKRPGLQSLALKPETTSTLEALAGRLGARAADAVLAGWMLLLGRMGARDESCVAVRFDGRTFDGLDVALGLFERWLPLRASASARARFEDHVREVSRERRDAEAWQDYFDAVYAAPAPLAFSFQEVLRPEPVEVGGLKLSVLQLVARAERAELALSLVRAGDGSLTLELEHDDSAYASTEAARMLARLGTLLSEAAAAPERPLESLPWLGAQELGALDGFNRTGRDYDTASTIPARFDAWARETPDALAVSFEDEQLTFSALAERANRLAWHLRSKGVGPEVRVAVCLERSVEQLVALLGILKAGGVFVPLDPTYPRERLAYVIQQSGAPLALTRSHLRGTVVPEGTYDLLCLDQEAEALAAAPTHAPEVTLAPEGAAYVIFTSGSTGRPKGAVIAHRSALNLAATLRDTVYQGRGPGLRVSVNAPLVFDASVKQWLQLLNGHSLHLVPEEVRPDAARMRAWVGRHAVDVLDCTPSLLVPMLAQGLGREPDFSPTLVLVGGEAIDARTWAELASRPSTRFVNMYGPTECTVNATTCPVVDSKEPSIGGPLGNVRVHVLDARLHPVPLGVPGELFIGGAGVARGYEGRPDLTAERFVPDPFSPVPGARMYRTGDVGRYREDGRIDFHGRADFQVKVRGYRIELGEIEALMRTHPEVGDTVVTVREPRPGEARLVAYFVPRRGTGGGDAELALQLRGFLREMLPEYMLPSVLMPLARLPLNRNGKLDRSALPEPVEGHAESAPYEAPTTDLEQRIAAIWQEALKVERVGLHGNFFDLGGHSLLMVQVHEKLSAAFGRRFSMVELFQHPTVASLAKYVAQQSTPDAAGDSAKQQARDERARKQLQAMQQQALKAKAGRGKR; encoded by the coding sequence GTGACCCACACCCCTGGATTCCGGCTCTCCCCCCAACAAGCGCGTCAGTGGTCGCTCCTGGCGGCAACTCCCGCCACGTCCGCGCGTGCCCGTGCCGCGCTCCTGCTCGAAGGCCCGCTGGAGGCCGCGCGGCTGGAGCGCGTCGTACGCGAGGTCGTGTCGCGGCATGAGCTGCTCCGCACCACCTACCGCCGCCTTCCGGGCACGGGGGCCGCGGTGCAGGTGCCCGGCGACGTGCCGGCCACCGTGCTGGAGGTGCTCGACTGGAGCGCTGTCTCCGCCGCGGAAGCCGAGGCGCGACTCCAGGCCGTGCTGTCCGCCGAGGCCACGCCCGAGGACGGGCCTGCTCCGTTGAAGCTGGCGAGGCTGGGCCCCGAGCGGCATGTCCTGGTGGTGGACCTGCCCGCGCCGTCCGCTGACCGGCAGAGCCTGCTCCTCCTCGCCCGCGAGCTGTGCCAGGGCCTGACGTCCGCCGCGACGACGGACGAGGAGCCACCGCCCCAGTACGCGGACGTGGCCGAAATCTTCCACCAGCTCCTCGAGTCCGAGGAGACGGGCGACGGGCGGAAGTACTGGAAGTCGCGCGACGTCTCGTCCGCCACCGGCACCGTGCTGCCCACGCGTCTTCCGGGTGCGAGCGGACCGTGGAAGCGGCCGGGGCTCCAGTCCCTTGCGCTGAAGCCGGAGACGACCTCCACCCTGGAGGCACTCGCCGGACGTCTGGGCGCGCGGGCAGCGGACGCGGTGCTGGCCGGGTGGATGTTGCTGCTGGGCCGCATGGGCGCGCGTGACGAGTCCTGCGTGGCCGTGCGCTTCGACGGGCGCACCTTCGACGGCCTGGACGTGGCGCTCGGCCTCTTCGAGCGCTGGCTTCCGCTGCGAGCCTCCGCCAGCGCACGGGCCCGCTTCGAGGACCACGTGCGTGAGGTGTCGCGGGAGCGTCGCGACGCCGAGGCCTGGCAGGACTACTTCGACGCCGTGTACGCGGCCCCCGCCCCGCTCGCGTTCTCCTTCCAGGAGGTCCTCCGGCCGGAGCCCGTGGAGGTCGGTGGGCTCAAGCTCTCCGTCCTCCAACTGGTAGCCCGTGCCGAGCGCGCCGAGCTGGCCCTGTCCCTGGTGCGTGCGGGTGACGGAAGCCTGACGCTGGAGCTGGAGCACGACGACAGCGCGTACGCCTCCACCGAGGCCGCCCGGATGCTGGCGCGGCTGGGGACCTTGCTCTCCGAAGCCGCCGCCGCGCCGGAGCGCCCGCTTGAGTCCCTGCCGTGGCTCGGCGCCCAGGAGCTGGGCGCGCTGGACGGCTTCAACCGCACGGGCCGCGACTACGACACGGCCAGCACCATTCCCGCCCGCTTCGACGCGTGGGCGCGTGAGACGCCGGACGCGCTCGCGGTGTCCTTCGAGGATGAACAGCTGACGTTCTCCGCGCTGGCCGAGCGCGCCAACCGGCTCGCCTGGCACCTGCGCTCGAAGGGCGTGGGCCCCGAGGTGCGCGTGGCGGTGTGCCTGGAGCGCTCGGTGGAGCAGCTCGTGGCGCTGCTGGGCATCCTCAAGGCCGGCGGCGTCTTCGTCCCGCTGGACCCGACGTACCCGCGCGAGCGGCTGGCCTACGTCATCCAGCAGTCGGGCGCGCCGCTGGCCCTCACCCGCTCGCACCTGCGCGGAACGGTGGTGCCCGAGGGGACGTATGACCTCCTCTGTCTGGACCAGGAAGCCGAGGCGCTCGCCGCCGCCCCCACGCACGCGCCCGAGGTGACGCTGGCACCGGAAGGCGCCGCGTACGTCATCTTCACCTCGGGCTCCACGGGTCGGCCCAAGGGCGCGGTGATTGCGCACCGCTCGGCGCTCAACCTGGCGGCCACGCTGCGGGACACCGTGTATCAGGGCCGAGGCCCCGGCCTGCGGGTCAGCGTCAACGCGCCGCTCGTCTTCGACGCGTCGGTGAAGCAGTGGCTGCAGCTCCTCAACGGCCACTCGCTGCACCTCGTCCCGGAGGAGGTGCGTCCGGACGCCGCGCGCATGCGCGCCTGGGTGGGCCGTCACGCGGTGGACGTGCTGGACTGCACGCCCTCGCTGCTGGTGCCCATGCTGGCGCAGGGCCTGGGGCGCGAGCCGGACTTCTCGCCCACGCTCGTCCTGGTGGGCGGCGAGGCCATCGACGCGCGCACGTGGGCGGAGCTGGCCTCGCGCCCGAGCACGCGCTTCGTCAACATGTACGGCCCCACCGAGTGCACGGTGAACGCCACCACGTGCCCGGTGGTGGACTCGAAGGAGCCGAGCATCGGCGGGCCGCTGGGCAACGTGCGCGTGCACGTGCTGGACGCGCGACTTCACCCGGTGCCGCTGGGCGTGCCGGGCGAGCTCTTCATCGGCGGCGCGGGCGTGGCCCGGGGCTACGAAGGCCGCCCGGACCTGACGGCCGAGCGCTTCGTGCCGGACCCCTTCAGCCCCGTCCCCGGCGCGCGCATGTATCGCACCGGCGACGTGGGCCGGTACCGCGAGGACGGCCGCATCGACTTCCACGGTCGCGCGGACTTCCAGGTGAAGGTGCGCGGCTACCGCATCGAGCTGGGGGAAATCGAGGCGCTGATGCGCACCCACCCCGAAGTGGGCGACACGGTGGTGACGGTGCGCGAGCCGCGTCCCGGAGAGGCGCGACTGGTGGCGTACTTCGTGCCCCGGCGCGGCACGGGAGGCGGCGACGCGGAGCTGGCGCTGCAACTGCGCGGCTTCCTGCGCGAGATGCTGCCCGAGTACATGCTGCCGTCCGTGCTGATGCCGCTGGCGCGCCTGCCGCTCAACCGCAACGGCAAGCTGGACCGGAGCGCGCTACCGGAGCCCGTCGAGGGCCACGCGGAGTCGGCTCCCTACGAGGCGCCCACCACGGACCTGGAGCAGCGCATCGCCGCCATCTGGCAGGAGGCGCTCAAGGTGGAGCGGGTGGGCCTCCACGGAAACTTCTTCGACCTGGGGGGCCACTCGCTCCTCATGGTGCAGGTCCACGAGAAGCTCTCGGCCGCGTTCGGCCGGCGCTTCTCCATGGTCGAGCTCTTCCAGCACCCGACGGTGGCCTCGCTGGCGAAGTACGTCGCCCAGCAGTCCACGCCGGACGCGGCTGGCGACAGCGCGAAGCAGCAGGCGCGAGACGAGCGGGCCCGGAAGCAACTTCAGGCAATGCAGCAACAAGCACTCAAGGCGAAGGCCGGCAGGGGGAAGCGATGA